A genome region from Fusarium musae strain F31 chromosome 5, whole genome shotgun sequence includes the following:
- a CDS encoding hypothetical protein (EggNog:ENOG41), protein MMDLSNISRRAIHGAGGLGLGWILTFSIGGAILLFAAIGFLLTWRVKSRDKEDATTVYQVSENVEDHRRSIFTKRLVKRKYAMSRSVSRLSLSLPPVLPPLPTYNSFIFFGGNGKRGRSSSWVEEDRFHGPRVSRSRRDSLFSRDGWLGRAPTIPTLMTDDDLEKAQDSQELEQGIKVQKRQSAETLKPSKTAPELPMPEDEAQTSPVRAPSRARVRASVTDTDLRDILRSTEQRLREGTSRSPSKNSRSSPTKRSPQKISSVRSTPRKNSPAKTPHSHKTISSEDSTNTTGTVRISRIPPSPTKRATIHVVPTDAQSRQVSTSSIGSAANSLIAEATQELVLPGGLSSPSRMRGRQWDAQEDQSAEKQDPQKKASNKKSAKEDSPDRRASQDSQASSSLSTLYSANDPEEKDQPDPFIERKTPGFMSSESRGSLFGNRASHKRGRNLSISIPGGQSIFNTTGQLRPSFVSTQAVGGPPISSYLQPPPERFQRNDTHSRDQDGIALAFPVSNSYTSMLTPSVTTTEGDSTLSLGNRMSESPKPEVPERVRPLLQENRHSVATVPSPSTMTSSPFDEQDMLSLLMGTAPKRALPEPPKHIAQVDQIVMPKPVSPMPRREFSQHLRQMSSTANTIYHDEQPMDSPSAISTGSPLRRSISRSKKDMPSLAPPTAPSMGSLGNSIMELRRMNSVVSSYSGYSLGSSVNEPDSPTLPMLNLTSSFSRRTTNPVTPRASMSGRQNYLNLGSPNKNSSGSVVPPMPTRPLPQSRSNRSNLGVEIREDDIDEGKENQEPPSTSSGLRETRRSANMGRDTRDLSQAPSKTKLGTVSELIAESKRDNKRKSVDSIGLYDADGFLKSSPVDAKGRCLRM, encoded by the coding sequence ATGATGGATCTCTCAAATATTTCACGGAGAGCCATTCATGGAGCTGGTGGACTTGGTCTCGGATGGATCCTTACATTTTCCATTGGTGGTGCAATCCTCCTTTTTGCGGCGATCGGCTTTCTTCTTACTTGGCGAGTTAAGTCTCGAGATAAAGAGGACGCGACTACTGTATATCAAGTTTCGGAAAACGTCGAGGACCATAGGCGATCCATCTTCACAAAGCGGCTGGTCAAGCGCAAATACGCCATGTCTAGATCAGTCAGTCGactctcgctctcgctgCCACCAGTATTACCACCACTACCGACATATAACAGCTTTATCTTCTTCGGTGGAAACGGAAAACGGGGACGATCAAGTAGCTGGGTTGAAGAGGATAGATTCCACGGTCCAAGAGTCAGCAGGAGCCGTCGCGATAGTCTCTTTAGTCGCGATGGATGGTTGGGAAGAGCACCAACAATTCCAACTCTCATGACGGATGACGACCTAGAGAAGGCACAGGATAGTCAGGAGCTTGAGCAAGGGATCAAAGTTCAAAAGCGACAAAGCGCCGAGACTCTCAAGCCAAGCAAAACTGCACCTGAACTACCCATGCCAGAAGATGAGGCTCAGACGAGTCCCGTGCGAGCTCCCTCAAGAGCTCGTGTACGAGCTTCTGTAACAGATACAGATCTTCGAGATATCCTTCGAAGTACGGAACAGCGACTCCGAGAAGGAACGAGCCGTTCGCCAAGCAAGAACTCGCGCAGCTCACCAACGAAACGTTCACCACAGAAAATCTCATCAGTGAGAAGCACACCACGCAAGAACTCTCCCGCCAAGACGCCACATAGCCACAAGACCATATCATCTGAGGACTCAACCAATACAACTGGAACAGTTCGCATTTCAAGGATTCCGCCGAGCCCTACCAAGAGAGCTACTATCCATGTGGTACCTACAGATGCGCAGAGTCGACAGGTTTCTACTAGCTCGATTGGAAGTGCTGCGAACAGCCTGATTGCTGAGGCGACGCAAGAGCTGGTACTACCAGGAGGACTGTCAAGCCCAAGCCGAATGAGAGGGCGTCAATGGGACGCTCAGGAAGACCAAAGCGCCGAGAAGCAAGACCCTCAAAAGAAGGCCTCAAACAAAAAGTCTGCAAAAGAGGATAGTCCCGATAGACGGGCCTCACAAGACAGCCAGGCATCAAGTTCACTTTCAACACTGTACAGCGCTAATGACCCCGAAGAAAAGGACCAGCCAGATCCATTTATTGAGCGTAAGACTCCTGGATTTATGAGTTCAGAAAGCAGAGGATCTTTGTTTGGAAACCGAGCATCACACAAAAGGGGAAGGAATTTGAGCATATCGATCCCAGGTGGACAGTCTATCTTCAACACAACAGGACAACTTCGACCTTCGTTTGTAAGCACACAAGCTGTTGGAGGCCCTCCTATCTCCTCATACTTGCAACCGCCACCAGAGCGATTCCAGCGTAATGATACGCACTCACGCGATCAAGATGGTATTGCTCTTGCGTTCCCGGTCAGCAATTCATACACCAGCATGCTGACACCATCTGTGACGACTACCGAGGGGGACAGCACACTTTCACTCGGAAACAGGATGAGCGAGAGCCCCAAACCTGAAGTACCAGAGCGTGTGAGGCCATTGCTACAAGAGAACAGACATAGCGTGGCGACAGTACCGAGCCCCTCGACAATGACTTCTTCGCCATTCGACGAGCAGGATATGTTATCGTTATTAATGGGCACCGCACCCAAGAGAGCACTCCCCGAGCCACCAAAACATATCGCCCAAGTCGACCAGATCGTCATGCCAAAGCCAGTGTCGCCAATGCCGAGACGAGAGTTCTCACAGCATCTGCGACAAATGTCCTCAACAGCGAATACCATATACCATGATGAGCAACCGATGGACTCCCCAAGCGCTATTTCTACAGGATCACCCCTTCGTCGTTCCATCTCACGCTCGAAGAAGGATATGCCGAGTCTTGCACCGCCGACAGCACCAAGCATGGGATCCCTTGGAAATTCGATCATGGAGCTCAGGAGGATGAACAGCGTGGTTAGTTCTTATAGTGGTTACTCATTAGGATCTTCTGTCAACGAGCCTGATTCGCCGACACTGCCGATGTTGAACTTGACCAGCAGCTTCTCGCGAAGAACTACAAATCCAGTCACACCGAGAGCAAGCATGTCTGGTCGCCAAAACTATCTCAATCTCGGAAGTCCTAACAAGAACTCGTCGGGATCGGTTGTGCCACCCATGCCAACTCGTCCACTACCACAAAGCCGCAGCAATCGTTCAAATTTAGGAGTCGAAATACGCGAGGATGATATCGATGAGGGGAAAGAGAATCAAGAACCACCGTCGACATCAAGTGGGCTCAGAGAGACACGAAGGAGTGCGAATATGGGACGTGATACTCGCGACTTGAGCCAGGCACCGAGCAAGACCAAACTTGGAACTGTGAGTGAGCTCATCGCTGAAAGCAAACGCGACAATAAGCGAAAGAGCGTGGATTCGATTGGATTGTACGACGCGGATGGATTTTTGAAGAGTTCGCCTGTGGATGCGAAGGGACGATGTCTACGCATGTAA
- a CDS encoding hypothetical protein (EggNog:ENOG41), producing MLPTTIRTPPKAEDYTPLAEYQSTTPESFVTGKPVLHYHLEGAKAWIPKAQCGSLALFPADSSEKPSAPEGDSINGDVEELVEQAVDVFVNSEALTIFSPKVEAGVSIPYPSISIHAIKQLGPETDAPRTQAVWMQLEFSDGGVEDDDFSTIDLTIIPPKSDSESSVAKQLYDAMANCSDLHPDPNDGEEDEDEYDRIVFEGSEEHQAIEGFTGVLRGASNGGLPPPMPGSGGWITADNVNEYFDEDGNWIGPGAEGQEEELGEGAGRVRDRDEAEGADAAETSVAADPENKRPRVE from the exons ATGTTGCCAACGACTATCCGCACGCCGCCAAAGGCCGAAGACTACACGCCTCTGGCCGAGTACCAGTCAACAACGCCCGAAAGCTTCGTCACTGGAAAGCCTGTTCTTCACTATCATCTCGAAGGCGCAAAGGCATGGATTCCCAAGGCGCAATGCGGTAGTCTAGCTCTATTTCCTGCCGACTCAAGCGAGAAGCCTAGTGCTCCTGAAGGCGACAGCATAAATGGTGATGTCGAGGAGCTTGTGGAGCAGGCAGTGGATGTCTTTGTGAACTCAGA AGCGTTGACTATCTTTAGTCCCAAGGTTGAGGCAGGTGTCTCGATTCCTTATCCCTCGATATCCATCCACGCGATCAAACAGCTAGGTCCCGAAACAGATGCGCCTCGCACCCAAGCCGTGTGGATGCAGCTTGAATTCTCAGACGGCGGTGTCGAAGACGATGATTTTAGCACAATAGACCTTACTATCATCCCACCCAAATCAGATTCTGAGTCCAGTGTTGCTAAGCAACTGTACGACGCCATGGCCAATTGTTCGGACCTTCACCCTGACCCCAACGatggcgaagaagacgaggatgagtaTGATCGTATTGTCTTCGAGGGCAGCGAGGAGCACCAGGCCATTGAGGGTTTCACGGGCGTTCTGCGTGGTGCTAGCAATGGCGGCCTACCGCCTCCTATGCCTGGTAGCGGCGGCTGGATTACAGCGGATAACGTGAACGAGTATTTTGACGAAGATGGCAATTGGATTGGACCTGGCGCTGAGGgccaagaggaagaactgGGAGAAGGCGCAGGAAGAGTGCGAGATCGCGATGAAGCTGAGGGCGCTGATGCAGCCGAAACCTCAGTCGCTGCTGATCCTGAGAACAAGCGACCACGAGTGGAGTAA
- a CDS encoding hypothetical protein (EggNog:ENOG41), whose amino-acid sequence MRDNKRSHPLLEQVPLTVSPFVSLPTATTLSYNYKTMPSNIPPSSLGIEAASDNPAGQTKPKYVVSNSGHAAHPEDIIASCRALQAYVTKMQEDAERELREFDEKIKARELAEKRRVAPGWLDSEMHMLEPERNTPAQQQGAGNVPEHQNTQSGANTNATEDQGAELDRVFGGMALK is encoded by the exons ATGCGCGACAACAAGC GATCCCATCCTCTTCTGGAGCAAGTCCCGTTGACAGTCTCTCCATTTGTGTCACTTCCAACAGCGACAACACTCTCGTATAACTACAAGACTATGCCCTCAAACATCCCACCCTCGTCCTTGGGCATTGAGGCAGCATCAGATAACCCCGCAGGCCAAACCAAGCCCAAATACGTGGTATCCAACTCTGGTCATGCGGCACATCCAGAAGACATCATCGCCTCATGTCGCGCACTTCAAGCTTACGTGACCAAAATGCAAGAAGATGCAGAGCGTGAACTCCGAGAatttgatgagaagatcaaggcgcGTGAACTcgcggagaagaggagagttgcGCCTGGTTGGCTTGATAGTGAGATGCACATGTTGGAGCCCGAGAGGAATACACCGGCGCAGCAACAAGGTGCTGGAAACGTACCAGAGCATCAAAACACTCAGAGCGGAGCCAACACGAATGCGACAGAGGACCAAGGTGCAGAATTGGACCGAGTATTTGGCGGTATGGCTCTGAAATAG
- a CDS encoding hypothetical protein (EggNog:ENOG41~CAZy:AA8~CAZy:AA3): protein MKFATIIGSALLGFASAGNTTARKTTYDYIVAGAGASGLVVAERLANAGHKVLLVERGGPSFYSTGNRDDLMRWNKTVTAYDVPGMAYYTDISPTIQWCKDISASAGCLLGGSTMLNALMFVKPRAADFEGWPRGWQWEDGVSDAAKSVFERMPGSILPSADGKHYDDGAFEVMSKFLESNGWDEVNALENVETKDKIFTHPPWLISNGLRGGPVRDILPAAQALDNFSLQLHAKVIRAVRSGPIITGIEVEHDDGSREIIKLSKGGSVVLSSGTHSTPRILFNSGIGPKKQIRIVQSGSTNVKLPPASQWIDLPVGQRLMDHPIVVVDFQTKNKLQALPKKAFTEPSDETVELFAEGSGLLSQSAQRLNFWRSVEGSDGVTRYVQGTVNAPENNTISAKVYLTHGLTSHGTLEITPEGNTNITQKPFLNTEGDRDALKTFVAELLSYARKPDSVLSVPSNVTADTILEVSYSGNHHLGSANMGAKNDGKSVVGPDTRVWGTKNLFVVDGSMHPEVPTGNTQASIMVAAAHAASKILAASSKRH, encoded by the exons ATGAAGTTCGCCACTATTATCGGCTCGGCTCTGCTGGGCTTTGCTTCTGCTGGTAACACTACTGCCCGGAAAACCACCTACGACTACATCGTAGCCGGTGCCGGAGCTTCGGGTCTGGTTGTTGCCGAGAGACTTGCCAATGCTGGCCACaaggttcttcttgttgagcgTGGTGGTCCTTCATTCTACTCAACGGGTAACCGGGATGACTTGATGAGGTGGAACAAAACCGTCACCGCATACGATGTCCCAGGCATGGCTTACTACACCGATATCTCACCGACCATTCAGTGGTGCAAAGACATTTCTGCCTCAGCAGGTTGCCTGCTCGGTGGATCTACCATGTTGAACGCTCTCATGTTTGTCAAGCCCAGAGCTGCTGACTTTGAGGGTTGGCCTAGGGGATGGCAATGGGAGGATGGAGTGTCCGATGCTGCCAAGAGCGTTTTTGAACGCATGCCTGGGAGCATTCTTCCCTCGGCCGATGGAAAGCACTATGATGATGGTGCATTTGAGGTTATGTCAAAGTTCCTTGAGAGCAATGGTTGGGATGAAGTCAATGCTCTTGAGAACGTCGAGACGAAGGATAAGATCTTTACGCATCCCCCTTGGCTG ATCAGCAATGGACTTCGAGGTGGCCCCGTTCGTGATATTCTACCCGCTGCACAGGCCCTCGACAACTTCAGCTTGCAGCTTCACGCCAAGGTCATCCGTGCTGTTCGCAGTGGCCCTATCATTACCGGGATCGAAGTAGAGCATGACGACGGCTCTCGTGAGATCATTAAGCTGAGTAAGGGCGGTTCCGTGGTCCTCTCATCTGGCACCCACTCGACACCTCGAATCCTCTTCAACTCAGGCATTGGACCAAAGAAGCAAATCCGCATTGTCCAGTCCGGCTCTACGAACGTCAAGCTCCCTCCTGCCTCTCAGTGGATAGACCTTCCCGTTGGTCAGCGGCTTATGGACCATCCCATTGTCGTCGTGGATTTCCAGACCAAGAATAAGCTTCAAGCCCTTCCCAAGAAGGCATTCACTGAGCCTAGCGACGAGACTGTTGAGCTGTTTGCCGAAGGAAGTGGCCTTCTCTCGCAGTCAGCTCAGCGTCTTAACTTCTGGAGGAGCGTCGAAGGCAGTGATGGAGTGACCCGCTATGTGCAAGGTACAGTCAATGCCCCTGAGAACAACACCATCTCAGCCAAGGTCTATCTCACCCACGGCCTCACATCTCACGGAACCCTAGAGATTACTCCTGAGGGCAATACCAACATCACCCAAAAGCCATTCCTCAATACCGAGGGTGACCGCGATGCTCTCAAGACCTTTGTCGCCGAACTTCTTAGCTACGCACGTAAGCCTGATAGCGTTCTGAGCGTGCCTAGCAATGTCACCGCGGACACTATTCTCGAGGTTTCGTACAGTGGCAACCATCATCTCGGGTCGGCTAATATGGGAGCCAAGAACGATGGTAAGAGCGTTGTTGGGCCTGACACCCGAGTTTGGGGAACCAAGAATCTGTTTGTTGTGGATGGTAGCATGCATCCTGAGGTTCCAACTGGAAATACCCAGGCTTCCATTATGGTTGCTGCTGCACATGCCGCTAGCAAGATCTTGGCTGCTTCCTCCAAGCGACACTAA
- a CDS encoding hypothetical protein (EggNog:ENOG41) produces MSATQGKSNEDRSLKIVEPDPGPTTASLAASYPLRPAASRQRTYPPQQEEEQDEDHATLYRYTNHDLSQQHLSTLSVREKLRKGIAMGFANTLAHTNATQDVLQQGSQRSPGLQPMDTMTISGMMTKTDMHYHMMPDLSRLHSKGVSNRKIAEMVNQELINTAPGATGRADFLRKRSQHIKAREVPVRVASERLHVITGTANNNRYAPFPILNLHPERLMRVEPFPNKNDSSLIVPLNSEGLMAWLEWACRRFGYRKLELDSLHFKQDMVRNKMLKRSASLSTHSPESVEIAESVDALKLDARKGSITLYEANVTCGSPLQQQRWTWFKIIKPLLDIKGTVPEKYGAGDATMVFAIPTSKIKKIKEEWDPPLAVPRAKSQEPSQQDASAQLGDFGRLNLESYTQETTRQLTLEWRYSEKGIPTFAVTPHPWFMKKFPPDFLWVEDAPIYSADESWWDQLGEKAISDRDHWHYVQVLMSGDICLVEAKSKKGSKWITVAPQVPKGNAGRTSMSNPGVGNYQSKMALAASGLRNEIQRD; encoded by the exons ATGTCCGCCACGCAGGGCAAGTCAAATGAGGACAGATCTCTTAAGATCGTGGAACCAGACCCGGGACCAACTACTGCATCCCTCGCTGCTAGCTATCCGCTTCGTCCTGCCGCCAGCCGTCAGAGAACATACCCAccacaacaagaagaggaacaagACGAAGACCACGCCACTCTTTATCGATATACAAACCATGATCTCTCCCAGCAGCATCTTAGCACTCTGTCTGTTCGTGAGAAGCTCCGAAAGGGCATCGCCATGGGCTTTGCTAACACCCTAGCACATACGAATGCCACGCAAGATGTGCTTCAACAAGGTTCACAAAGAAGCCCAGGACTGCAACCCATGGATACCATGACGATTAGTGGAATGATGACGAAAACGGATATGCATTATCATATGATGCCTGACCTTTCTCGTCTTCACTCCAAAGGAGTCAGTAATCGCAAGATAGCGGAGATGGTCAACCAAGAGCTGATCAACACCGCGCCTGGAGCCACTGGGCGAGCCGATTTTCTTAGGAAGAGGTCCCAGCATATTAAGGCTCGAGAGGTTCCAGT ACGAGTAGCTAGTGAGCGTCTTCATGTCATTACTGGAACTGCCAACAACAATCGTTATGCACCCTTCCCAATACTCAATCTCCATCCTGAGCGCCTCATGCGTGTTGAGCCCTTTCCCAACAAAAACGACTCGTCTCTCATTGTTCCTCTAAATTCGGAAGGATTGATGGCGTGGCTTGAATGGGCATGTCGCCGCTTCGGGTACAGGAAACTTGAACTTGACTCACTTCATTTCAAGCAGGACATGGTGAGGAACAAGATGCTGAAACGGAGTGCGAGCCTCAGCACACACAGTCCAGAATCGGTTGAGATCGCAGAAAGTGTGGATGCCCTCAAGCTAGATGCTCGAAAAGGCAGCATCACTTTATATGAGGCAAACGT TACGTGCGGAAGCCCTCTGCAGCAACAGAGATGGACATGGTTCAAAATTATCAAGCCGCTTCTTGATATCAAAGGCACCGTGCCAGAGAAGTATGGCGCGGGCGATGCCACTATGGTGTTTGCCATTCCCACGTCTAAGATAAAGAAGATTAAGGAAGAATGGGACCCGCCCTTGGCCGTTCCTCGAGCCAAAAGCCAAGAGCCGTCCCAGCAAGATGCCTCTGCACAGCTTGGAGACTTCGGACGGCTCAATTTGGAATCTTACACCCAAGAAACGACACGCCAACTGACGCTCGAATGGAGATACAGCGAGAAAGGCATTCCGACCTTTGCAGTGACGCCGCATCCATGGTTCATGAAGAAGTTCCCTCCAGACTTTCTCTGGGTAGAGGATGCCCCCATCTACTCTGCCGACGAATCCTGGTGGGATCAGCTTGGTGAGAAAGCCATTAGCGATCGGGATCACTGGCACTACGTCCAAGTCCTCATGTCAGGAGACATTTGTCTCGTTGAGGCCAAGTCCAAGAAAGGAAGTAAATGGATCACAGTCGCACCTCAAGTACCGAAGGGCAATGCTGGGCGAACTTCGATGTCCAACCCGGGTGTCGGGAACTATCAATCCAAGATGGCCTTGGCAGCATCTGGGTTGCGCAATGAGATCCAGCGAGATTGA
- the CCT3 gene encoding T-complex protein 1 subunit gamma, with translation MQAPVVVMNTNSGERQTGRKAQLSNIAAAKTVADIIRSCLGPKAMLKMLLDPMGGIVLTNDGHAILREIEVSHPAAKSMIELSRTQDEEVGDGTTTVIILAGEILAQALPQLDRNIHPVVIISAFKRALKDALEIIEEISLPIDVNDDKAMYQLISSSIGTKFVSRWMDQMCDLALKAVRTVTWEAGNGKTEVDIKRYARVEKVPGGEIEDSRVLDGLMLNKDITHPKMRRRIENPRIVLLDCPLEYKKGESQTNIEITKEDDWNRILQIEEEQVKALCEAIVAVKPDLVITEKGVSDLAQHYFMKANITALRRVRKTDNNRIARATGATIVNRVEDLQDSDVGTRCGLFEIEKIGDEYFTFLTKCQDPKACTVLLRGPSKDVLNEIERNLQDAMGVARNVMFSPRLSPGGGATEMAVSVRLGQLAKSIEGVQQWPYKAVADALEVIPRTLVQNAGKSPVRVLTDLRAKQAEGKSTWGVNGDTGAIADMKEYGVWEPQAIKLQSIKTAIEAACLLLRVDDICSAKKAAQIGGGGGGEE, from the exons ATGCAGGCTCCGGTGGTGGTTATGA ACACCAACAGTGGTGAGAGGCAGACTGGCCGGAAAGCCCAGCTGTCCAATATTGCTGCTGCCAAAAC TGTTGCCGACATCATTCGATCATGCCTCGGCCCCAAGGCCATGCTAAAGATGCTGCTCGACCCCATGGGCGGTATCGTTCTCACAAATGACGGACATGCTATCCTCCGAGAAATTGAGGTCTCCCACCCTGCCGCGAAGAGCATGATTGAGCTCAGCCGGACAcaagatgaggaagttggagatggaacCACAACCGTCATTATTCTGG CCGGTGAGATTCTTGCCCAGGCTCTTCCCCAGCTCGACCGTAACATCCACCCTGTCGTCATCATTTCCGCCTTCAAGCGAGCCCTCAAAGATGCCCTTGAGATCATCGAAGAGATCTCTCTGCCGATCGATGTCAACGATGACAAGGCCATGTACCAgctcatctcttcttcaattgGCACCAAGTTCGTTTCTCGATGGATGGATCAGATGTGCGACCTCGCCCTCAAGGCTGTCCGCACTGTGACATGGGAGGCTGGTAACGGCAAGACTGAAGTCGACATCAAGCGATATGCCAGAGTGGAAAAGGTACCTGGCGGTGAGATCGAGGACAGCAGAGTTCTTGACGGTCTTATGCTCAACAAGGATATCACACATCCCAAGATGCGCCGGCGCATTGAGAACCCCCGAATCGTTCTCCTCGACTGCCCCCTTGAGTACAAGAAGGGCGAGTCTCAAACCAACATCGAGATTACCAAGGAGGATGACTGGAACCGAATTCTGCAgattgaggaggagcaggTCAAGGCTTTGTGCGAGGCTATTGTCGCTGTCAAGCCTGATCTTGTCATTACGGAGAAGGGAGTGTCTG ATCTTGCCCAGCACTACTTCATGAAGGCCAATATCACAGCTCTTCGCCGAGTTCGAAAGACCGATAACAACAGAATAGCCCGCGCTACCGGTGCCACCATCGTCAACAGAGTAGAGGATCTCCAGGACTCCGATGTCGGTACCAGATGTGGCTTGttcgagattgagaagatcggAGACGAGTACTTCACATTCCTTACCAAGTGCCAGGACCCTAAGGCCTGCACAGTCCTTCTCCGAGGTCCCTCCAAGGATGTCCTCAACGAGATCGAGCGAAACCTCCAGGATGCCATGGGTGTCGCACGAAATGTTATGTTCTCTCCTCGGTTATCGCCTGGAGGTGGTGCTACGGAGATGGCCGTATCCGTGAGATTGGGGCAACTCGCCAAGAGCATTGAGGGTGTCCAGCAGTGGCCCTACAAGGCTGTAGCAGATGCTCTTGAGGTTATTCCTCGTACTCTCGTTCAGAATGCTGGTAAGAGCCCTGTCCGTGTGTTGACAGATCTCCGAGCCAAGCAGGCCGAGGGTAAGAGCACCTGGGGTGTCAATGGTGATACAGGTGCCATTGCAGATATGAAAGAGTACGGAGTGTGGGAGCCTCAGGCTATTAAGCTCCAGAGTATCAAGACCGCCATTGAG GCTGCTTGCCTTTTGCTCCGAGTTGATGACATTTGCAgtgccaagaaggctgcgCAGATTGGTGGCGGCGGG